The DNA segment TACCCCTGATCGGGACTTCCGGTCCAACTGAAAGTCTTCTGTTCAATTTCAAGGCCAATTGGATTCTCGGCCCGGCTGTCGTTTAACAGGGAAGAGGTTTCCTGATCGGCCCTGATGCCGGGAATACTGGAAATCAGATCGCCACCGGGCGAAACGGCAAAATCATTATCGGGCTCCTGCACGAGGTTGCGGGCCGCGTCGGAAACATGATCGGAATCGGTGGCGAACATCAGCGCCCCCTCCCAAAGGTCGTTGCTGTAGGGATCAAAATACCTGAAGCCGCTGTATCCCAGAGGCACCATGCTCCCGTTAGCAAAGCCGAACTGCCCCAAATTGGAAACGGTGAACTGCAACGGCCCGGTATTATGGGTGAAATATCCGGCGCGGGGGATATCGCCGATCCGGATGTTCAACATGACGCTCTTGCTGTAGCCGGGGGAACCGGTCAAATTCAGATCTACGGCCAAAATAACGCCCGGGGTCACAGTATCGCTGACAGCGGCCGAGAACGGAATCATGCTGCGGGCAGTATCGTTATAATCGATTGTCCCGAAATCAAGGGTTTCGGTGTTGATGGTCAAGCCGCCGCTTCCGCCGGTTACCTGCGCGGAGACATTGGCCAGGCGGCTTCCCAAATTTTTAAGATAAATGTATCCCTGGACGGTCTCACCCGGATTGACTGCCGGATGATCAAAGGAATAAATGCGGAGTTCCGGATCGGGATTAATCTGCACCGAAAGGGAATCAAGGGCCGCCGAGATATTTATCAGGCCCCAGCCATAATTATTGTTGGGCAGAGAGGATTCGGGAAAAGGACGGCGCTCGCAACTTTTCAGGAGGGCCTCTTTGATCTGATCCGGCGTGGCATTGGGCGCTTTTTGCCGGAGTATCGCCACCGCGCCGGCCACATGCGGGGCCGCCGCCGAGGTTCCGGCAAAGGCGGTAACATAGGCATTGATTGGAGCCGTTGTCCTGATTGATGTTCCCGGCGCCACGACATTAGGTTTGATAGATAGGCCATCGCAGTCCGACGGGCCCCGCGAGGAACTATTTTCAATACTATCGGTGGTCATATTGAGATTCCCGACCGCGAAGCAATCGAGGGAATCGAAAGCCCGGTTGGCCGGATTGACAATGGTCATGGCGCGGTAGCCGGAATTCCCGGCCGCGAAAATATTCACGATACCGAGCGCCTCGGTGTTATCTATGACTTTCCAGAAATAATCGTTGCAGCCGATGGAGGTATTGCTGACGCCCCAACTGTGGTTGATGACATCGGGGACATCGTCAATGGTATTCGGATCGCCGTCGGGATCGGCCGCCCACTCGAAAGCGTCAATGATAGAGGCGCCGGGGATGTCGATAACGGCCGCCGAAATCCATTTGGCATCGGGAGCGACACCGACCGTATCGCCCTCGACATCATCGTGTCCCACCATAATTCCCATGGTCTCGGTGCCATGCGACGGATCCGAGGCCACGGATAAGGTATGGGGAAAAGATTGCCGTCCGATCGGATCGTACCAGGCGGCGGCAGGATTGCCGTCCCACCCTTTCCAGTTCCCTTCGAGGGCCGGATGGCTGCCCTGCACCCCGGTATCGAAAGAGCAGATGATTCGTCCCTTGCCGGTATATCCTTTGGCCCAGGCGGAGTCGGCCTTAATTTTTTTCAGATTATTGGTCGGCCCGATAGCGATTTTTTCGGCATAAACGGCCACCGCCGAATCCGGTTTTATTCCGACAATTTGCGGTAATTGGAATATTTCGGCCACATCGCTACGGGCGGCGAGACGATCGATTTCTGATGCGGCAATATCGGCGGTAATCACATTTATCAGCCAGTGGCTCTTGATATTGGCGGCCGAGCCGGCTATTGCCATGGTATTCAGAAGGCCCAAAAGCGGTTCCTGAGTTTTTGAGGCTTCATTTTGCAGACGGGAGATTCCTTCAAGATGCCGCGCGGCCGCGGTGGCAAAGCCGGCCAGAAGTTCCTTTTTCAATACCGGAGCCGATATTTCATCTTTCATGGCGATGACGACCGGAATTTTGTCATCGGCCGATGAGGTCGCGATCTTGTTGGCCAAATCGAAGGTCACAGTGCCGGCCATAGAGGTCCGGTCTGTCCAAAGCGAGATGAATATAAGCAAAACCAATATTATCATTCTTTTCATAATTTTGCAGTTCTCCGAATTATATCCATATAACAACCAGCGATATTTGTGCCATCGTCCCTGATGCTGTCACGAAAATATTTTATTGTTTTACAAGGACTTAAGGATAATAAATCCGGGTCAAAATGGCAAGTATGAAGATTAACTCGTCAACTATGCAATTATTTACATAATAAAAATTGCCAAATTATTGGGATAATTGCGTCTATAGATAAAAGGAACTTTTTCCCGGAGTCCCAAAAATTGGCCACGGCCCGCCCATCCCGCGATGGAACCCTTGGAACTGCCCATCGTCTAACTTATATTGGAAACTATGTTAATGTCAGATAGCCCGAGTCAAAAGGGAAATCATTTCAAGCGGGGATTCATCCCGGCAATGGCGCTTCTCTTTTTGCTGGTTGCACCATTGACCGGGTCGGCGGAGATAATTTATTTCGATACCGACAATTGCGGACTGAGCAGTGATTATGTCAAATGTTCGGCGATCGATAATAAGGGCGACAAATGGGTGGGGACAGAGGTTACCGGGTACGGCTCGCTAAATCATTTCGGGAGTGATTCTTTGTGGTTTGTCTTCGCCCCGGGGGTTATGCCAAATAATCAGATCACTTCTATGGCCTTCGATACGGGGGGTAATCTCTGGATAGGGACCTTGACAGCTGGCTTATATAAATACAGTTCTCTATCAGAATGGCAAAGCTATGCCGCCGACTCCAATATCAGCGGGGTCAATATCTCCTCGCTTACAGTAGATAAAAATAACCAGATCTGGATCGGGACACTGGGGAGCGGACTGCTTCGTTTTGACGGTGATTCCGCCTGGGCAAAATTTACTATGGCCGACAGCCTGAACGACAACCGGATCCTGGCGATCTTTGCCGACAAGGCCAATCGTATCTGGGTTGGAACATATAGCGGAATTGATCTGCTGGATTCCGGGTGGCATTACTACGACAGTCTCAATTCGCTCTTGCCCGGAAATGCGGTCAGGGCCTTCGCCGAGGATCGGTCAGGAAATATCTGGATCGGGACCAACGCCGGGGCGGCGCGGGTGGATCAGTCGGGGAACTGGACCGTTTTTGACTCCCTCAATAGCGGCCTGGCTTCCAATCAGATTTCGGCCATCACGGTCGACAGTTCCGGTAATATCTGGTTCGGGCATCGGGCGACCTCGGCCCAAGAAATAATGGTATCCGAATGGCGCGGCGGGACATCCTGGCAGGTGATAAATCTTGACCATGTACCTTTGTCACTCTATGTTGACATCACTTGTGCCGTCACCGATCACAGCGGCAACATCTGGTTCGGAACCAACGGCGAAGGAGTGGCGGTGATAAAAGTCGAACCGATGGCCGTGAGTGCCAGGAATGATCCCCGGCCGAATCGTTTTTACCTCGGCGCCAATTACCCCAATCCGTTCAATCCGGCGACTTCCTTTGAATTTTCCCTGCCGGCTCGGAGCGAGGTGGATATCACGATCTTCGATATCCTGGGACGAAAAGTCCGAACCCTGCTGCACGACAGCCGCCCGGCAGGTTCTTATATTATGCGCTGGGAAGGGCGGAATGACGACGGGACACCGGCACCGACCGGATTTTATTTTTATCGTTTGAAAACGGAACGGGAAGCAACAACGAGAAAGATGCTTCTCCTTAAATAAGTTCTGAGGAAATTGTATTTATTGAAAATTAGATAACTAGTTTGCGAAAAACTTATCATACCGCGGGGTCAAAATATGATAAAATCATCGATAAAGATCAGAGCCTTGACTGCCATCGTAATTGCTTTTCTCATGCTGGTCGGCACCACCCGGGCCTCCGGCTCCGGCTTCCAGAATAAAATTGATATTTCGGTCGGCGAGGAACCGAGCGACATTTTGGCCGCGGATCTTGACGGCGACGGCGATATTGATCTGGCAGTGGCCAATCATGCCTCGGGGACCATCTCAGTTCTATTTAATGACGGTCTGGCCCATTTCGCGGCGCCCGTAAACTACAGTGGTATCGCGGCGCCATCGGCGATTTGCGCCGCCGACCTCGATAATGACGGCGACCTCGATC comes from the Candidatus Zixiibacteriota bacterium genome and includes:
- a CDS encoding putative Bacillopeptidase F (Evidence 3 : Putative function from multiple computational evidences); protein product: MKRMIILVLLIFISLWTDRTSMAGTVTFDLANKIATSSADDKIPVVIAMKDEISAPVLKKELLAGFATAAARHLEGISRLQNEASKTQEPLLGLLNTMAIAGSAANIKSHWLINVITADIAASEIDRLAARSDVAEIFQLPQIVGIKPDSAVAVYAEKIAIGPTNNLKKIKADSAWAKGYTGKGRIICSFDTGVQGSHPALEGNWKGWDGNPAAAWYDPIGRQSFPHTLSVASDPSHGTETMGIMVGHDDVEGDTVGVAPDAKWISAAVIDIPGASIIDAFEWAADPDGDPNTIDDVPDVINHSWGVSNTSIGCNDYFWKVIDNTEALGIVNIFAAGNSGYRAMTIVNPANRAFDSLDCFAVGNLNMTTDSIENSSSRGPSDCDGLSIKPNVVAPGTSIRTTAPINAYVTAFAGTSAAAPHVAGAVAILRQKAPNATPDQIKEALLKSCERRPFPESSLPNNNYGWGLINISAALDSLSVQINPDPELRIYSFDHPAVNPGETVQGYIYLKNLGSRLANVSAQVTGGSGGLTINTETLDFGTIDYNDTARSMIPFSAAVSDTVTPGVILAVDLNLTGSPGYSKSVMLNIRIGDIPRAGYFTHNTGPLQFTVSNLGQFGFANGSMVPLGYSGFRYFDPYSNDLWEGALMFATDSDHVSDAARNLVQEPDNDFAVSPGGDLISSIPGIRADQETSSLLNDSRAENPIGLEIEQKTFSWTGSPDQGYVILQYSVKNINDTAIGNLFAGLFFDWDIVNYSYNGGGYSALENLGYMYYHGPFDTLSHYRGIAILNQKGLSSLRIRHNPATQPLLYWSESDKFASLTGGISTPGDYWGDYSEIISTGPFILGPGETDTAVFAILGADNLSELKDFAIRAKNRYYNTTDIPYADNNLLPSGFRLEQNYPNPFNPATVISFSISKKCRVKLSVYNILGEKLTDLIDREMTAGNHQVEWDGTSRNGSHLASGIYFYRLTADGTGITKKMMMLK
- a CDS encoding hypothetical protein (Evidence 5 : Unknown function), with protein sequence MSDSPSQKGNHFKRGFIPAMALLFLLVAPLTGSAEIIYFDTDNCGLSSDYVKCSAIDNKGDKWVGTEVTGYGSLNHFGSDSLWFVFAPGVMPNNQITSMAFDTGGNLWIGTLTAGLYKYSSLSEWQSYAADSNISGVNISSLTVDKNNQIWIGTLGSGLLRFDGDSAWAKFTMADSLNDNRILAIFADKANRIWVGTYSGIDLLDSGWHYYDSLNSLLPGNAVRAFAEDRSGNIWIGTNAGAARVDQSGNWTVFDSLNSGLASNQISAITVDSSGNIWFGHRATSAQEIMVSEWRGGTSWQVINLDHVPLSLYVDITCAVTDHSGNIWFGTNGEGVAVIKVEPMAVSARNDPRPNRFYLGANYPNPFNPATSFEFSLPARSEVDITIFDILGRKVRTLLHDSRPAGSYIMRWEGRNDDGTPAPTGFYFYRLKTEREATTRKMLLLK